Proteins encoded by one window of Vibrio algicola:
- the greA gene encoding transcription elongation factor GreA, with product MEKVPMTASGEQALKVELELLLKRRPLISQAIAEARELGDLKENAEYHAAREEQGICEAQIRDIEYKLSVAQVIDVSKMDNTGKVIFGTTVTLLDMDTDKEVKYQIVGDDEANIKLGKISVSSPIARGLIGKMDGDEVVISTPGGDKDLEIIAVDYI from the coding sequence ATGGAAAAAGTGCCAATGACTGCGAGCGGTGAACAAGCTCTGAAAGTCGAATTAGAATTATTACTAAAACGTCGCCCTCTTATTTCACAAGCAATTGCAGAAGCGCGCGAATTAGGTGACTTAAAAGAAAATGCTGAATATCATGCCGCGCGTGAAGAGCAAGGTATTTGTGAAGCGCAGATCCGCGACATCGAATACAAACTGTCGGTTGCACAAGTGATTGATGTCAGCAAAATGGATAACACAGGCAAAGTGATCTTTGGGACCACTGTGACGTTATTGGATATGGACACGGATAAAGAAGTGAAATATCAAATCGTCGGTGATGATGAAGCGAACATTAAACTGGGTAAAATTTCAGTCAGTTCACCGATTGCCCGTGGTTTAATCGGTAAGATGGATGGCGATGAAGTTGTGATCTCAACCCCCGGTGGTGATAAAGATCTTGAAATTATTGCAGTCGATTACATTTAA
- the ftsH gene encoding ATP-dependent zinc metalloprotease FtsH has protein sequence MAKNLILWLVIAVVLMSVFQSFGPGDSNGKAIDYTSFVKDVGQGQVREAKFKDQEITFVRTDNSRNVTYMPVYDNKLLDDLINENVKVTGTPPEQQSLLSTIFISWFPMILLIGVWIFFMRQMQGGGGGGKGAMSFGKSKARMMGEDQIKTTFADVAGCDEAKEDVKELVDYLRDPSRFQKLGGKIPTGVLLVGPPGTGKTLLAKAIAGEAKVPFFTISGSDFVEMFVGVGASRVRDMFEQAKKASPCIIFIDEIDAVGRQRGAGVGGGHDEREQTLNQMLVEMDGFEGNEGVIVIAATNRPDVLDAALLRPGRFDRQVVVGLPDVRGREQILKVHMRKVPLGDGIEPSLIARGTPGFSGADLANLVNEAALFAARGNKRNVSMVEFELAKDKIMMGAERRSMVLTEDTKASTAYHEAGHAIVGRLVPEHDPVYKVSIIPRGRALGVTMYLPEQDRVSMNRQHLESMISSLYGGRLAEELIYGEDKVSTGASNDIERATDIARKMVTQWGFSDKLGPLLYAEEEGEVFMGRGMSQAKQVSDETVRLIDQEIRTLIDRNYDRAKQILEDNMDIMHAMKDALMKYETIDAGQIDDLMNRSETIRAPQGWGDESPKATADKPSTAKPDVDKQEAATQQDAKSSDESDSVKAEDAEDANEASDADQPESKDKDS, from the coding sequence ATGGCAAAAAATTTAATTTTATGGCTAGTAATCGCCGTAGTTTTGATGTCAGTTTTCCAGAGCTTTGGGCCTGGGGACAGTAACGGAAAAGCAATTGATTACACATCCTTTGTAAAAGACGTTGGTCAAGGCCAAGTCCGAGAAGCAAAGTTCAAGGATCAAGAAATTACCTTTGTCCGTACTGATAACTCTCGTAATGTGACGTACATGCCTGTGTACGATAACAAACTTCTTGATGATCTGATCAATGAGAACGTGAAAGTGACTGGTACGCCACCTGAGCAGCAAAGTCTGCTGAGTACTATCTTCATTTCTTGGTTCCCAATGATCTTACTGATTGGGGTGTGGATCTTCTTCATGCGCCAAATGCAAGGTGGCGGCGGCGGTGGTAAAGGCGCAATGTCATTTGGTAAGAGCAAAGCCCGCATGATGGGCGAAGACCAAATTAAAACAACCTTTGCTGATGTTGCCGGTTGTGACGAAGCAAAAGAAGACGTTAAAGAATTGGTGGATTACCTACGTGATCCAAGCCGTTTTCAAAAACTCGGTGGTAAGATCCCAACCGGTGTTTTGTTAGTCGGGCCTCCAGGTACCGGTAAAACATTGCTGGCGAAAGCCATTGCAGGTGAAGCAAAAGTACCATTCTTTACTATTTCGGGTTCTGACTTCGTTGAAATGTTTGTCGGTGTCGGTGCATCTCGTGTGCGTGACATGTTCGAGCAAGCAAAGAAAGCTTCACCATGTATTATCTTTATCGATGAAATCGATGCAGTCGGTCGTCAACGTGGCGCAGGTGTTGGTGGTGGTCACGATGAACGTGAGCAAACACTAAACCAAATGCTAGTTGAGATGGATGGCTTTGAAGGTAATGAAGGCGTGATCGTGATCGCAGCGACTAACCGTCCTGACGTACTGGATGCAGCCTTGTTGCGTCCTGGTCGTTTTGACCGTCAAGTTGTGGTTGGATTACCTGATGTTCGTGGTCGTGAGCAAATCTTAAAAGTTCACATGCGTAAAGTCCCTCTAGGTGACGGCATTGAACCTTCGTTGATTGCCCGTGGTACGCCAGGTTTCTCTGGTGCTGATTTGGCTAACTTAGTCAACGAAGCTGCATTATTTGCAGCCCGTGGTAATAAACGTAATGTGTCTATGGTCGAGTTTGAATTGGCTAAAGATAAGATCATGATGGGTGCAGAGCGCCGTTCAATGGTGTTAACCGAAGATACAAAAGCTTCAACTGCTTACCATGAAGCTGGACACGCGATTGTCGGACGTTTAGTCCCAGAACATGATCCGGTTTATAAAGTATCGATCATTCCACGTGGACGTGCGTTGGGTGTGACCATGTATCTACCAGAACAAGATCGCGTCAGCATGAATCGCCAGCACTTAGAGTCTATGATCTCTAGCTTATATGGCGGTCGTCTGGCTGAAGAACTGATTTATGGTGAAGATAAAGTCTCGACTGGCGCATCAAACGATATTGAACGTGCCACCGATATTGCCCGTAAAATGGTGACCCAATGGGGTTTCTCGGACAAACTTGGTCCACTTCTGTACGCAGAAGAAGAAGGTGAAGTCTTTATGGGACGCGGTATGTCTCAAGCCAAGCAAGTTTCTGATGAAACCGTACGTTTGATTGACCAAGAAATTAGAACCTTGATTGACCGTAACTACGACCGAGCTAAGCAGATCTTGGAAGATAATATGGATATCATGCATGCAATGAAAGATGCATTGATGAAATATGAAACCATTGATGCTGGTCAAATTGATGATTTGATGAATCGTAGCGAAACCATCCGTGCACCACAAGGATGGGGCGATGAGAGTCCTAAAGCAACAGCGGATAAACCATCAACCGCTAAACCTGATGTCGATAAACAAGAGGCCGCGACACAACAAGACGCGAAATCTTCAGACGAGTCAGATTCGGTAAAAGCAGAAGACGCAGAGGATGCCAATGAGGCTTCTGATGCAGACCAGCCAGAGTCAAAAGATAAAGACTCTTAA
- the dacB gene encoding serine-type D-Ala-D-Ala carboxypeptidase: MRHTTLLSTLAFSSLLLSVASFSQTLPSQKALPAGTQIGIIVQPSQGKTTSSKAEQLFPPASTLKLVTTLAAKFELGDDFTFKTTLARHNDDIIVRFNGDPSFTSQDLSSLLQDSKITSIKGDIILDQSTFTGYEKGVGWPWDILGVCYSTVSSAITLNGNCVMASIYTNADGSTRVFTPKHQPVSVTTVAKAVTSEQQKEQYCDLDLSANINNQYQLSGCLAKQDKPLPLNFAVQNPFRYSAAVLKQLLVKNNIGFNGKIKLATEPQASGDILAEHQSKPLPVLLAHMLKRSDNLYANNLSKAIGAHYFKQAGSFRNGTEAIKRILKQQANIDLTGAILEDGSGLSRNNRVTPTQLLAVLNYIKAHDNELNIISLMPTSGINGTLQYRQSMRKDPVKGNIIAKSGSLFATHNMAGFVLDKNGKPSTTFVQLVTDYYPDPEQKGTPPLTTFERSFYQGMIEQVQGN; the protein is encoded by the coding sequence ATGCGCCACACCACACTGTTATCCACTCTCGCCTTCAGTAGCCTTTTACTTTCCGTGGCCAGTTTTAGCCAAACACTTCCCAGTCAAAAAGCCCTACCCGCAGGCACTCAAATTGGCATTATAGTTCAGCCGAGCCAAGGAAAAACCACCAGCAGCAAAGCTGAACAGTTATTCCCACCCGCCAGCACCTTAAAGCTTGTCACCACCTTAGCGGCCAAGTTCGAACTGGGTGATGACTTTACCTTTAAAACCACACTGGCGCGTCACAATGACGATATTATCGTGCGTTTTAACGGTGATCCTAGTTTTACTAGCCAAGATCTCAGCTCACTATTACAAGACAGTAAAATCACCAGTATTAAGGGCGATATTATTCTCGACCAAAGCACGTTTACTGGCTACGAGAAAGGGGTTGGCTGGCCATGGGATATATTGGGAGTGTGTTACAGCACCGTATCAAGTGCGATCACCTTAAATGGTAACTGTGTGATGGCGTCAATTTATACCAATGCCGATGGCTCAACCCGTGTGTTCACACCCAAACACCAACCAGTATCAGTCACCACAGTGGCAAAAGCGGTCACATCTGAACAGCAAAAAGAGCAATATTGCGATCTCGATTTATCTGCCAACATTAATAATCAATACCAACTTTCCGGTTGTTTAGCCAAGCAAGACAAACCGCTACCGCTTAATTTCGCCGTTCAAAATCCATTTCGATATAGTGCGGCAGTGTTAAAGCAATTATTGGTTAAAAATAACATTGGTTTTAATGGCAAAATTAAGCTGGCTACCGAGCCTCAAGCAAGCGGTGATATCCTTGCCGAGCATCAATCTAAACCTCTACCAGTGTTGTTAGCTCACATGCTTAAACGCTCAGATAACTTGTACGCCAATAATTTATCCAAAGCGATTGGCGCGCATTATTTCAAGCAAGCAGGTTCATTTAGAAATGGTACCGAAGCGATCAAACGGATCTTAAAACAGCAAGCCAATATCGATTTAACTGGCGCAATATTAGAAGATGGTTCGGGCTTATCACGTAATAATCGTGTTACGCCAACTCAGCTTCTGGCGGTACTGAATTACATTAAAGCTCATGATAACGAGTTAAATATTATTTCATTAATGCCGACCTCGGGTATTAATGGCACCTTGCAATACCGCCAGAGCATGCGTAAAGATCCGGTCAAAGGCAATATCATCGCCAAAAGTGGGTCGTTATTTGCCACCCATAATATGGCTGGATTTGTTCTGGATAAAAACGGTAAACCGAGTACCACCTTTGTGCAACTGGTAACCGATTATTACCCAGATCCAGAGCAAAAAGGGACGCCGCCACTCACAACATTTGAGCGTTCGTTCTACCAAGGCATGATTGAGCAAGTGCAAGGTAATTAA
- a CDS encoding porin translates to MKLTSTLLTIIGGLLTSIPLLTSAADIYKTDAASVSLTGRAEARMQIIDGKVDDQTRIRMNFMGKTMINSSMYAIGDWEGEFQTSQNGGTDISNDDGGGTFNTRYAYAGLGGNFGEVTYGENDGALGILTDFTDIMAYHGNNAAYKISVADRTDNMLTYQGQYDHYILKASYRFADSSVQENKLNPEDNKMIDNDQDGYSVSVTYTLGDTGVMLGAGYADQADENEAMLTASYTLNDWYIATNVVKGDKYLSTLLYPATLDAYDSLGYEFATSYTLGKTVFTATYNNLDMDTDDSGIGSHAGDVSDLAFDVSYYFVPNFRAYASYNFNLLSSGHGVSYVEAEDDIALGMRYDF, encoded by the coding sequence ATGAAATTAACATCTACCTTATTGACAATAATCGGCGGTTTACTTACCTCTATCCCCTTGCTGACTTCTGCGGCCGATATATATAAAACCGATGCTGCCAGTGTGTCATTAACCGGTCGCGCCGAAGCTCGCATGCAAATCATCGATGGTAAGGTTGATGATCAAACCCGTATTCGTATGAACTTTATGGGTAAAACCATGATCAATAGCAGCATGTATGCAATCGGAGATTGGGAAGGTGAATTTCAAACCAGTCAAAATGGTGGCACTGATATCAGCAACGATGACGGTGGTGGAACGTTCAATACCCGCTACGCCTACGCTGGATTAGGCGGTAACTTTGGTGAAGTGACTTATGGAGAGAATGATGGCGCATTGGGGATCTTAACCGATTTTACCGACATCATGGCCTATCACGGCAATAATGCTGCTTATAAGATTTCGGTCGCCGACCGCACCGACAACATGCTGACTTACCAAGGTCAATATGATCACTATATTTTAAAAGCCTCTTACCGCTTTGCCGATAGCAGCGTGCAAGAAAATAAGCTCAATCCTGAAGATAATAAAATGATCGACAATGACCAAGATGGTTATTCGGTCTCAGTTACCTATACCCTTGGTGATACCGGCGTTATGTTGGGCGCAGGTTACGCCGATCAAGCCGATGAAAATGAAGCCATGTTAACTGCGTCATACACCTTAAATGATTGGTACATTGCCACTAACGTAGTTAAAGGCGATAAATATCTCTCTACCTTACTCTATCCGGCGACGCTCGACGCATACGACAGTTTAGGTTATGAATTTGCTACCTCCTACACCTTAGGAAAAACCGTCTTCACTGCCACATACAATAATTTAGATATGGACACCGATGATAGCGGTATTGGCTCCCATGCTGGCGATGTCAGCGATCTGGCCTTTGATGTCAGTTATTATTTCGTGCCTAATTTTCGTGCTTATGCCTCTTATAATTTCAATTTATTAAGCTCGGGACATGGGGTTAGCTACGTGGAAGCGGAAGATGATATCGCACTAGGCATGCGTTACGATTTTTAA
- the yhbY gene encoding ribosome assembly RNA-binding protein YhbY — protein sequence MNLSTKQKQHLKGLAHSLKPVVLMGANGLTEAVLAEIELALNHHELIKIKVASEDRETKQLIIDAIVRETKAEKVQTIGKVLVLFRQSEQRKIEIPRK from the coding sequence ATGAATCTAAGCACCAAACAAAAGCAGCACTTAAAAGGACTAGCTCACAGTTTAAAACCTGTAGTGCTAATGGGCGCAAATGGATTAACTGAAGCTGTTCTTGCAGAAATTGAACTTGCTCTTAACCATCATGAGCTAATCAAAATCAAAGTAGCCTCTGAAGACAGAGAAACTAAGCAATTGATTATAGACGCGATTGTTCGAGAAACAAAAGCAGAAAAAGTACAAACTATCGGTAAAGTACTGGTTTTATTCCGTCAATCTGAACAACGTAAAATCGAGATTCCACGTAAGTAA
- a CDS encoding porin, whose protein sequence is MKKTLIALAVAAAAVSSVASAATIYKDDTSTLSMGGRVEVRANFSDANKSDADDNKYKDASRVRLNIGGEQKLNEDVSFIGFTEFEVTENSDPIADDAQINTRYLYAGVQSQTYGTLTYGHQDNAFTYLTNFTDMAEVFSGSINEYNVATSDRANNVLRYAFNADKLTIQASVQADSDSDGTPVTQNAEGYGIIASYAFTDSLEAGLGYASSDANSTGDDRIGTGDNNTYTAALKYSNNGLYLAATYEGGTVSTQNGSNYESDFNAADAYAGYTFGDNNVNMTYNYYNADEDSFDALNLNNVAIEYARYFGNATVYGAYNFNLLSDSDAATSSQTDDQFQVGFRYAF, encoded by the coding sequence ATGAAAAAGACACTAATTGCTTTAGCAGTGGCCGCTGCAGCAGTATCTTCAGTCGCATCAGCAGCAACTATTTATAAAGACGACACTTCAACTCTAAGCATGGGTGGACGCGTTGAAGTTCGTGCAAACTTTTCTGATGCAAACAAATCAGATGCTGACGATAATAAATATAAAGATGCATCACGTGTTCGTCTAAATATTGGCGGTGAACAAAAACTAAATGAAGATGTTTCTTTTATTGGTTTTACTGAATTTGAAGTAACTGAAAACTCAGACCCTATTGCTGATGATGCACAAATCAACACTCGTTACTTATATGCTGGTGTGCAATCGCAAACTTACGGTACGTTAACTTACGGTCACCAAGATAACGCATTTACTTACCTAACTAACTTTACCGATATGGCTGAAGTGTTCTCTGGTAGCATCAATGAATACAATGTAGCGACTTCTGACCGTGCCAATAACGTTTTACGTTATGCTTTCAACGCTGACAAACTAACCATTCAAGCTAGTGTACAGGCCGATTCTGATTCAGATGGCACGCCAGTCACTCAAAATGCAGAAGGCTACGGTATCATTGCTTCTTACGCATTTACTGACTCATTAGAAGCAGGTCTTGGTTACGCATCATCTGACGCTAACTCTACTGGCGATGACCGAATTGGTACTGGTGACAACAACACTTACACTGCAGCACTTAAGTACTCAAACAACGGTTTGTACTTAGCAGCCACCTATGAAGGCGGTACTGTTTCGACTCAAAACGGTTCTAACTACGAATCTGATTTCAATGCTGCCGATGCTTACGCTGGATACACCTTTGGTGATAACAACGTAAACATGACATACAACTACTACAATGCTGACGAAGATTCATTTGATGCTCTTAACCTAAACAATGTTGCGATTGAGTACGCTCGTTACTTCGGTAATGCAACAGTATACGGTGCATACAACTTCAACTTATTATCAGACAGTGATGCTGCAACAAGCTCACAAACTGATGATCAATTCCAAGTTGGTTTCCGTTACGCATTCTAA
- the rlmE gene encoding 23S rRNA (uridine(2552)-2'-O)-methyltransferase RlmE, translating to MSKKKVSASSGRWLQEHFGDKYVAEAQKKGYRSRAIFKIEEIQDKDKLIKPGMTVVDLGAAPGGWSQYAVGVVGDSGQVIACDILSMDSIAGVSFLQGDFREDAVLEALLERIQPDMVDVVMSDMAPNMSGNQAVDQPRAMYLVELALDMCRQVLAPDGSFVVKVFQGEGFDQYVKDVRDMFKNVKIRKPDSSRARSREVYIVATGYKL from the coding sequence ATGAGTAAGAAAAAAGTGTCCGCAAGCTCGGGCCGTTGGTTGCAAGAGCACTTTGGTGATAAATATGTCGCTGAAGCGCAGAAAAAAGGTTACCGCTCGCGAGCTATCTTTAAAATTGAAGAGATTCAAGATAAAGATAAATTAATCAAACCGGGAATGACGGTGGTCGATTTAGGCGCAGCGCCTGGTGGTTGGTCACAATATGCGGTTGGTGTTGTGGGGGATTCAGGCCAAGTCATAGCTTGTGACATTTTATCTATGGATTCAATTGCTGGGGTCAGTTTCTTGCAGGGTGACTTCCGTGAAGATGCTGTACTAGAAGCGTTATTAGAGCGTATTCAACCTGATATGGTCGATGTGGTGATGTCTGATATGGCGCCCAATATGAGCGGAAATCAGGCGGTAGACCAGCCACGAGCGATGTATTTGGTCGAATTGGCATTGGATATGTGTCGACAAGTTCTAGCTCCTGATGGTAGCTTTGTCGTTAAGGTATTCCAAGGCGAAGGCTTTGATCAGTACGTTAAAGATGTAAGAGACATGTTTAAAAACGTAAAAATAAGAAAACCAGATTCTTCGCGTGCTCGTTCTCGTGAGGTATACATTGTGGCTACAGGCTATAAACTGTAG
- the folP gene encoding dihydropteroate synthase: MKLIYKNKQLDLTQPQIMGILNVTPDSFSDGGKFNHLDAAIEHVKSMLAAGATIIDIGGESTRPGAAEVSVADELARVIPLIKAIRANFDVWISLDTNKTEVMAAGIDAGVDIINDIRALQDDGALALIAQANIPVCIMHMQGLPRTMQHNPEYQDVLHEVCHFLEQRIDSCLEAGIERENIILDPGFGFGKTVAHNYHLLANLEQFHQFGLPVLAGMSRKSMISKLLNKPTSESMIGSVACAILAAQQGAQIIRVHDVAATQDALKVLKATQSNLN; this comes from the coding sequence ATGAAACTGATCTATAAAAATAAACAACTCGATTTAACCCAGCCTCAAATTATGGGCATCTTAAATGTCACTCCAGATTCTTTTTCTGATGGCGGTAAATTTAACCATCTTGACGCGGCGATTGAGCATGTTAAATCTATGCTTGCGGCGGGGGCGACGATCATCGATATTGGCGGCGAGTCCACCCGTCCGGGCGCGGCTGAAGTTTCTGTGGCAGATGAGTTAGCTCGTGTTATCCCATTGATAAAAGCGATCCGAGCTAACTTTGATGTGTGGATCTCACTTGATACCAATAAGACAGAGGTGATGGCGGCAGGCATTGACGCTGGAGTGGATATTATTAATGACATTCGCGCGCTACAAGATGATGGCGCGTTAGCGTTAATTGCACAAGCCAATATCCCCGTTTGTATTATGCACATGCAAGGCCTGCCGCGAACGATGCAGCACAACCCTGAATACCAAGATGTATTGCACGAGGTCTGTCACTTCTTAGAACAACGTATCGATAGCTGTTTAGAGGCCGGCATTGAGCGTGAGAATATTATTCTCGATCCTGGCTTTGGTTTTGGCAAAACAGTGGCGCATAATTACCATCTGCTTGCCAATCTGGAACAGTTTCATCAATTTGGTTTGCCCGTGCTCGCCGGAATGTCGCGTAAATCGATGATCTCAAAGTTATTAAATAAACCGACCTCTGAGTCTATGATTGGTAGCGTCGCGTGTGCCATACTTGCGGCACAACAAGGCGCGCAGATCATTAGAGTTCACGATGTAGCGGCCACACAAGATGCGCTTAAAGTATTAAAAGCAACACAATCAAATTTAAATTAG